One region of Gilliamella sp. ESL0405 genomic DNA includes:
- a CDS encoding SH3 domain-containing protein, translating to MALTPIKKWKYPIVVNEKNQSGTNRYHEALMLAQTGFYPVSVNKLVHGGIHFDANVLVNLGIVVDKPSKVHCIADGEVIAYRVNDNYQKLDYGDKVGFYSTGFVLVRHLLEMERIEEATPATTPTTTEGQASTEADANNSTENLTAPAANALPLSNTAPATTTPATTESTTTQTTSTDTNTPTTPTTTGESSTVSTPPATETAKPKQPGHQLYFYSLYMHLADTKFYDDNPTEPAPAFWEQDIYRVIDKGLDFVEGLNIRKSPDSKKGEILAVLQAGTKVELHLDLHTENYKWYAVKSFTEGYSSIPPLTPYKHEGKEILGWVFNHTKIQLTESVFDIKGKDSKLAKSKGLRVRDESKKNILSMLPKGTQIKISGTKKTKTFVELAEIVRDGKPTIPLQEGKKMVWYDSLENVIRGKKYNEVVVLDKPYPIKAGDLVGHIGHNQNKGISKQKDKDGNYIEMATLPLKTGLTASQYKPSLHVECFTCEDLPTFITQTQTEASKIPDEDKTLVGICKGAKLLASPSKSDTTVGQVLKDTKIKVLSKQVNINWLQIEINTSETETKRLWVENSEKIAEKAKLEGDIELAEATPAWSQHPLQQSELTGSQNVVQMPMILSLNDEAYQAKQTRAVDDKGTLWILIQKDVLGSKNLPVHGWAAIGSEGVKNVSCWDWFDFKEIIETSSLKEFYLSAKKAETRNKDNASLEQYKPTIKATLTILDKQYTNNECAALTTDCFNKISEKPALTTALGRLLVNYQSEWYAEQNTEGKRPEWEELNSEMTDDAENYLGYIKNGDEAKRDAYVSKQDESKQESIKQGLEQQRKDYQRFPPDYKDAPDKKLTSEQLRLYGKIQELEKKLIIWENTKEKATKMLWWKEVVEGLAKQSQQKEKSDTDTEKDKAEDSSKQQTEASSTPATLSQNGRAWFMHPVVMVDYFNIIEINKGWAESPFALLLGKVESNNDYSAYNQTKPKLRAFFNTNLTSMTLKELIDKQAKREIFAAGRFQIIPETLKSALDYLKLDLSLRYDKETQDILFEEYLIKIKRKNIIKYLEHDGDVEDAIYDWAKEFASAGVRKGKTISKGRVAAFEGSSYYQGDGLNSAHILPDEMVEALKESKNGNWR from the coding sequence ATGGCTTTAACACCAATAAAAAAATGGAAATACCCGATAGTTGTCAACGAAAAAAATCAATCCGGCACTAACCGTTATCATGAAGCATTAATGTTAGCGCAAACCGGTTTTTATCCTGTGAGCGTTAATAAACTTGTGCATGGTGGTATTCATTTTGATGCAAATGTTCTTGTTAATTTAGGCATTGTTGTTGATAAACCAAGTAAAGTGCACTGTATAGCCGATGGTGAAGTCATTGCTTATCGGGTGAATGACAATTATCAAAAACTTGACTATGGCGATAAGGTTGGATTTTACTCAACCGGCTTTGTCTTGGTTCGCCATCTACTTGAAATGGAACGTATTGAAGAAGCAACCCCGGCAACAACTCCGACAACAACAGAAGGTCAGGCATCAACCGAAGCAGATGCAAATAACTCAACTGAAAATTTAACAGCGCCGGCAGCCAATGCATTGCCGTTGTCAAATACTGCACCGGCTACTACAACACCGGCAACGACTGAGTCAACGACCACTCAGACAACAAGCACGGATACCAATACGCCAACTACCCCAACGACAACAGGTGAATCATCAACAGTAAGCACTCCGCCTGCCACAGAGACGGCTAAACCCAAACAGCCCGGTCATCAACTTTATTTTTATAGTTTATATATGCATTTGGCTGATACAAAATTTTACGATGATAACCCAACAGAGCCAGCTCCGGCATTTTGGGAGCAAGATATTTACCGGGTCATTGATAAAGGTTTAGATTTTGTTGAAGGATTAAATATTCGAAAATCGCCTGACTCAAAAAAAGGCGAGATTCTTGCTGTATTACAAGCCGGCACCAAAGTAGAATTGCATCTTGATTTACATACCGAAAATTATAAATGGTATGCTGTCAAATCATTTACTGAGGGATATTCATCAATCCCGCCATTAACCCCTTATAAACATGAAGGAAAAGAAATTCTGGGTTGGGTTTTTAATCACACTAAAATTCAATTGACTGAATCGGTATTTGATATAAAAGGTAAAGATAGTAAATTAGCCAAATCAAAAGGACTGAGAGTCAGGGATGAAAGTAAGAAAAATATACTTTCTATGTTACCAAAGGGTACCCAAATAAAAATAAGCGGTACGAAAAAAACTAAAACTTTTGTTGAATTAGCTGAGATAGTCCGTGACGGAAAACCAACCATACCGTTGCAAGAGGGAAAAAAAATGGTTTGGTACGATAGTCTTGAAAATGTCATCCGGGGCAAAAAATACAATGAGGTAGTGGTATTAGATAAACCGTATCCAATCAAAGCCGGTGATTTAGTGGGGCATATTGGCCATAATCAAAATAAAGGCATCAGCAAACAAAAAGATAAAGACGGTAATTATATAGAGATGGCGACTTTACCGCTAAAAACAGGTTTAACAGCAAGTCAATATAAACCAAGTTTACACGTGGAATGCTTTACTTGTGAAGATTTGCCAACGTTCATCACCCAAACGCAGACAGAGGCAAGCAAAATTCCTGATGAAGATAAAACATTGGTTGGCATATGTAAAGGTGCAAAATTACTGGCATCTCCATCAAAATCGGATACAACGGTAGGTCAAGTACTTAAAGACACCAAAATAAAAGTATTGAGTAAACAAGTTAATATCAACTGGTTACAAATTGAGATTAACACATCGGAGACCGAAACTAAAAGGTTATGGGTAGAAAATAGTGAGAAGATAGCCGAAAAAGCCAAACTTGAAGGAGATATAGAATTAGCCGAAGCCACCCCAGCCTGGAGCCAACATCCTTTACAGCAAAGTGAATTAACCGGCAGCCAAAACGTGGTTCAAATGCCGATGATACTGAGTTTGAATGATGAGGCATATCAAGCAAAGCAGACCCGTGCAGTTGACGACAAAGGTACGTTATGGATTTTAATCCAAAAAGATGTTTTAGGCAGTAAGAATCTACCTGTCCATGGTTGGGCAGCCATCGGCAGTGAAGGCGTAAAAAATGTCAGTTGTTGGGACTGGTTTGATTTTAAAGAGATTATAGAAACCAGCAGTTTGAAAGAATTTTACCTGAGTGCGAAAAAAGCGGAAACCCGAAACAAAGATAATGCCTCACTTGAGCAATATAAGCCAACCATTAAAGCGACCTTAACAATATTAGATAAACAATATACAAATAATGAATGTGCGGCATTAACAACTGACTGTTTTAATAAAATATCCGAAAAACCAGCCTTAACAACGGCACTCGGACGCTTGTTAGTCAATTATCAAAGTGAATGGTACGCCGAACAAAATACTGAAGGTAAACGGCCGGAATGGGAAGAGTTAAACAGTGAAATGACAGATGATGCGGAAAACTATTTGGGTTATATAAAAAACGGTGATGAAGCAAAACGTGATGCATATGTTAGTAAGCAGGACGAAAGCAAACAAGAATCAATAAAACAAGGCTTAGAACAGCAAAGAAAAGATTATCAACGTTTTCCCCCTGATTATAAAGATGCACCCGATAAGAAATTAACATCGGAACAACTTAGATTATACGGAAAAATCCAAGAGTTAGAAAAGAAATTAATCATATGGGAAAATACCAAAGAAAAAGCGACAAAAATGCTCTGGTGGAAAGAGGTGGTAGAAGGTTTAGCTAAACAAAGTCAACAGAAAGAAAAAAGTGACACTGACACTGAAAAAGATAAGGCAGAAGACAGCTCAAAGCAACAAACAGAAGCTTCATCAACGCCAGCCACCTTGAGTCAAAATGGAAGGGCATGGTTTATGCATCCTGTGGTTATGGTGGATTATTTTAATATTATTGAAATAAATAAAGGTTGGGCAGAAAGCCCATTTGCTTTGCTATTAGGTAAAGTTGAATCCAATAATGATTATTCAGCTTATAATCAAACTAAACCAAAATTAAGAGCTTTTTTTAATACTAACTTAACGTCTATGACGCTAAAGGAATTAATTGATAAACAAGCAAAAAGAGAAATATTTGCTGCTGGACGCTTCCAAATTATTCCTGAAACATTAAAATCAGCTCTAGATTATTTAAAATTAGATTTATCATTGAGATATGATAAAGAGACACAAGATATTTTATTTGAAGAATATTTAATAAAAATTAAAAGGAAGAACATAATAAAATATTTAGAGCATGATGGTGATGTTGAGGATGCTATTTATGATTGGGCTAAAGAATTTGCTTCAGCAGGAGTACGCAAAGGTAAAACAATCAGTAAGGGGAGAGTTGCAGCTTTTGAGGGGTCGTCATATTATCAAGGAGATGGGCTGAATTCCGCCCATATATTACCTGACGAAATGGTTGAAGCCTTAAAAGAATCGAAAAATGGAAATTGGAGATGA